A window of Hordeum vulgare subsp. vulgare chromosome 5H, MorexV3_pseudomolecules_assembly, whole genome shotgun sequence genomic DNA:
CACGGTGAGTAGGACCAGTGCAGGCTGGATCCTCTTGAAGTATTGTCAAATCCACCTTCGGTCGCTTAATCTCCGAGCGAACGTTGTGAAAGGTGTTTTTGTCCCACCGGCGAAGTCCTTTAGACAAAGAATCAAGCTTAGCTTTAAGACCTCTAACTGTTGTGGCCCCTGGACCTTGCAGTGTTGTTGTATATCCTCCTGGAACCCATCATGCGCCTCCCACATCACCTCGTATCTGAATTGTTTGCTGGAAGGATTGGTGCGAAGGGGATCACCATCCAACTGGAGCAGGATTGGATTGTGATCTGAAGTGGCTGCTATTTTATGTGACAGGTTTGCCTGCGGGAAAAGCGTGCTCCATTCCCCATCTGCCGGGGCTCTGTCTAGACGGACATGGGTATAAGTTCCACCTGCCACTCTTCTTTCAAAAGTCCACTTTGTTCCTGAAAAACCAAGATCATTCAGAGCACAAACATCAACTGCATCTCTAAACCCAGTCACCTATGTCAAACTACGATGGCTCGACCCTTCATACTCATCCAATCGCAAAACCTCATTGAAATCACCAATGCATAACCATGGGCATGTACTGGCAGAAGACAATGATCTCATAAGATCCCAAGTTATGTTTCTATTTTCAACTCGTGCTTCACCATAGACCACTATTAACCTCCATTGGGGAGTCCCTGGCACTGTTATGAGAGAATCAATGTGGTAGTTTGAGTAACCAAAAATCTCAAGGTTTATTGTATTGTTCCAAAACATACCAAGACCTCCACTCCTTCCACAACTACTAACAGCAAAAGAACTGTCAAAACCTAGTGAACTTGCTAGATTCTCGACTCGTACTGCAGGGAGTTGAGTCTCGATCACACACAACACTAGTGGAGAGAACTGCCTCGCAAAGTTGCGAAGCTCATGAACTGTCTCAGGTCTACCAGCCCCTCGACAGTTCCAACAAAGAATACTCATGGAGCCCGGCGGCGCTCCTCTATGGAGCCCGCCAATTCGCTCTGTGAGTCCGTCTTCTTCAGGGGAGATGATCCCGCTCGATGCTTCTTCCTGTCCCGAGGTGCCACATAACCATGCGGGGGTGGTGGAACCCTCTCAGAAGTAATCACCACCGCCATCCCTGCTCCATCATCGGCAGATGATGTAGTAGACAAATCCAGCTTCTTCTTTGCTGACGAAACAACCATCAGTGATTGTGCTTCCACTCCATCCTCCGGTCCATCAGGACTCGTTTTCATTGGGCTTTCAGCTGTGTCCTCCATGTTCTCATTATCACTCAGATCAGCCTCATGTGAGGAGCGTTTCCTAGCTGTGGGAGTTGCTCTTGCGTCCCCCGCTGATCTCCGTCCCCGTCCCCGGTTCCGAGGTGGATTTGAATGACTGGCTTGGCTGTACTGGTAGGAAGGTATAGCTCTCCTTTTCGCTATCATCCAGTGGCCCTATTCAATTTCGTCAGGGCCATGAACACCATCGCCACACTCTTCCAAGCTATGCCCCATAATTCCACATACCTCACAAAAGAAACCAATCTTCTCGTATTTTACTGGCAGCAACATGATCTCTTCCCCACTGATTTTTAATGGAGTGAACCGAACCAGGGGTTCACCAACCTTTATCTTTGCTCGTACCCGGACAAAGTTCCCTTCAAAAACCCTAGCAGGGTTTAACTCTACGCTCTTAACCTGTCCGATCCTCCTAGCTAACTGATCGAGCACTCCTTCCCTGCGGTAAAGCTCCGGGGTGTCATGGATTTGGGCCCATACGTGTGTCCGGTCCAGAGCCACCGCATGCGGTTTACCCTTCCCGTTGTATTCCTCCAACACCACCATCAGTCCCCTGAAGATCCAAGGACCTTGATGCATCACCCTGTTCCAGTCCCCGACACAGAAGACTTGCACGATGAAGAGATTATCATCCGCTTCACGGATAGATGGTTCCTGAGCAAGCCGCCAGATGAACTTCATCGTTGTTTTGAACGATTCAGCGCTGAAAGTCTTGGTCGTGTTCACTTTTGCTACTGCTAGCCAGCGATTTTCTTGCGTGAATTGGGCGATCTCCTCCTCTCCCACCATTACTGCATCTAACTCTGACTCCTTCAGCTTCATGTTCTTCATCGCCAACTCCAAGTCGATCGGCGCTCAGGCTGCAAGTGGGACGTTACGCGGGAGGCCCGCGTCCACATCATACATGCCACATAAACTAAGTGGGTTGTCCGTCAAAGCCCACATATTATTATGTGGGATATGTGGGTTTAATGGGACACCCACATAATTAACTATTTTTAACAAGAGTGAAATATTCCCATAAGACACAATATTTCAGACTGTACTATTATGCAGGTTCCTCTAGATTCAGAGTGCAAGCACATAACTCTTGTACCTCGAGAAGACAAAGAATACTCGCTATAACTCTTGCCATTAGCACAGCCTGATGCTTTGGTTTTGAGGGAAACCGTTGAAGAACAAATATGAAGGATGTTGTTTTCTTCTTTCCGTCCTTAATTGCTAGTTCTACTGTTTTACAGTTTGCGCCTCAAATCGGCTTGCTAGGGGCACAGTTGACCTGATCACGCTCAAGCATGGAAGATGCAATTAGGAGCTAGCCATCAAATAATTGTCCAAATGAACATCGGCCGTTGATGGGGATCGATCTGACGATGAAAAGAATACAATTTGAAGGGGGGTGCAAGCGATGTTGTCAATATGCTCTTGGGATTCAGGAAGGGGACTAACACTATTTCCTCGCTCGTTCGACATGCAAAGAAGTACGTGGCCAACTAGGGATCTGAGGGAAGCCGCGGCAGCGACAACGATCTCCATCTACAACCGGCGAGCTAGCAGCAGCACCGACGACGCTCTTCATTGACGCCCGGCGAGCTGGCAGCATCCATGAAGAAGCTCTCCCTCAACGGCAAGCGAGGGTGACAACATAAGATAGATGAGCGTTGAGACAAACTTGGACGGGGGTAGGCAGAGGCGCAGCAAGCGGCGTCACTCTCCATTGATGCCCGGCGAGCTGGCAGCAGCAATGAAGAAGCTCTCCTCCGACGGCACGCGAGGGTGACAACATAAGAGAGGTGAGCGGGGAGACAAACTCGGAGGGGGGGGGTAGGCAGAGGCGCAGCAAGCGGCGGCGCTTTGGCCGACGGCATCATCCCGTGTTCGGCTGGGAGAAGATGTGGGCATACGTGGATTAAACGGAAAGCCCCGCAAGTCCCACATATAATTTGACGCGATAGACGGGTGTTCACGAATGCTGTTTTTGTGGGCTTGTCTGTGGGCACCGTGGACAGCCCGTGCCCACCTGCAGTCTGAATCGGCGCCTTCCCCCTCCTGCTCCCCGAAGAAGATCCCGGGTTCTTAGTCGAGGCAGACGCCATGCTCGCGGAGCCCAGCCCCCGATCCGCCGATCAGTACTGGTTTGGTGTAAGGAAAACCTCACAACGGCAGGTTGCCGCCAGAGtagaaaaccctaaaccctagccgTCGCTAGGGTTAGTCTGGATAAGTATGTGTTGTGAGTTGTATGAATGTTCGTTTTGAGAGGGATGTCGAAGGGCCAAGGCCCATGAGTTGCCCTCGTATGGGCCTTCTCTGTGTATTATCTGGACCCACTCGTCCGTCTTCTGAGCAGTAGTCCTTTGCTTCTGGTCCGTCGTCTACCACCTCGCCCCATCCCCAGCTCCCAAGCCGCAGCTCccccggccatggcggcggcggcgcagaggCTCCTGGCGGCGAGCACTAAGATCGTAGGGGTCGGGCGCAACTACGTCGCCCACGCCAAGGAGCTCGGCAACCCCGTCCCCAAGGTCCACGCCCCTCTTCCCGACCCCCCCTCCCGATCCTGAGCCACccttcccctccttcctcccGATCCCGCGCGGTCTCTCATGCGGTCGCACTGTGCGGTGTACTTGTTGCAGGAGCCGGTGCTGTTCCTCAAGCCGACCTCGTCGTTCCTCCACGCGGGCGTGGCCACCGCCGCCATCGAGGTGCCCGAGCCGCTCGAGTCGCTGCACCACGaggtcgagctcgccgtcgtcatcTCCCGCCGCGCGCGGGATGTCCCCGAGGCCTCCGCCATGGATTTCGTCGGAGGTAACCAACAGCCGTAGCTAGGGGATGCCGTGCCTCTGCTTGCCCCTACGCGATTACCTGCCATTCTCAACAACCGTGTTTCACTCGACAATTGATCTGGGGAAATTATCAGACAGGGCAGTAGGGCGAGATGTCGGTTCTGCATTCGGTTGTTGCTCGAGGAGATTCATTCTGCGACTGTAATTGCAAAATTTGATGGCAGTTGGTACCATTTTGTTTGACTGAAACTCAATTAGGATATGCCCCCATGCTGCAAATGTATTTTGGAGCTTGAATTCAACAATCTCATCAGGTTGGTAAATTTTGTAAGAAGAATGAGACAATGCCTTGAAGGGGAGGGAGCCTTGGCGGCTGGCGCAGTGGTAAAGCTGCTGCCTTGTGACCTTGGGTTAAGTCCTGGAAACAGCCTCTTGCAGAAATGTAGGGAAAGGTTGCGTACAATAGACCCAAAGTGGTCAGACCCTTCCCGGACCCTGTGCAAGCGGGAGCTACATGCACCGGGCTGCCCTTTTTTTTAGAGTGAGACAATGTCTTAGTTCCAAATAATTACTAGTTCATCGTATTCAATAAGCCCGATGGAAAATGCAAATGCAGAGTCTGGAACAGGAAATCTGTTTCGCTTGGTCAACGTGCTTGTGCAATGCCTATTTTGCTGATTGCCATGGTCAGGCAGATGATAATATCTTATTAGCAGATTAATTCCTGATCTAAATCACATTTTCATGTTCTGGATGTATTTTCATTCTGAAATACAAATACTCAAACACTTGGATAGTCTTGTTTGGTGTAGTCTCGAGtttttttttttctcctcttactTTTCCTCCTGAAAAATGAGCAGGTTTTGGGTTCACTCTATCCATGTGTTTCTTGTCAATGTAGAGAGCATGAAATGTTTGAGGCGATAAATTTAGTTTTTTTCACCACTGACTTGATAAATTTGACATAATTGCTTCCATCATCTATTTTTCCAGGTTATGCGCTTGCTTTGGACATGACAGCAAGGGACCTTCAGTCTGTAGCTAAGGTGTGCACTAACACTTGTAGTTTTCTTTGGTGTTATTCTAGCTGCTGTTTATTGTTGGTTCGTGCCAACTGCCATTTCCTGGTGGCACTTAAAACTCAAAAGATAGAAAATGCATTCAAACTCGAACTTAAGAAAGAAATTCAGCAAAAAAGTTGCATGCTGTTGTCTCAGGAGTTTCTTCTTTTGGCTGATCAGGTCAGCTATGCATAAATAAAACCAGCAACAGGCTTGGCATTGTAGTCTCAGAAGTTGCATCTTGTGTACCAATTCATACAGCACAAACCATATATTTTTATTGGGGCTAGTTGTTTGTGTTACATCTTTCTATCTCTCCCACCTAGCAAATCTGACATAATGGTTTGGGTATATTTTGTGCAAACCTCTAGTAAATAATTGATCAACATGACCTTCTAAATAACCTACAGTCCCCTTCATCGcatgaagaaaaaagaagaacaaaCAATATAACCTACTGTCTGTTAGTGTAATATATTTTCTATCTCAAACGTTCTGGTATTGTACTTAATAACCAATGAACTCTTAGTCTGCAGGTCTTCCTTGGACTTTGGCTAAAGCACAAGATACCTTTACTCCAATTAGTGCAGTGGTAAGCCAATGTTTCTCTTCCTCCAAAGACTGGTGTGGTAGGTGGCTTGTGAACTGTTACTTTTTCTTCCCAATGTTTACATATTTGTGTATGAGAAACACGCATAAACATCAATTAAACATAGACTGTAACTAAGGGGGCTCAAAACGGTTTGAGATCAACCGCGGAAACTGTAGTTCATTTTTCTTTGTATTAGCTTAAGTCACACAGTTTGTAAGCAACAGAAGGAGTTGCACTAGCCTACTTTCTGCCACTTTCCTGTGATCACTCCAAACCGTTTTTGAACACTCTTAAGTGAAAGCCTATGGAACTTGTACTGATCTTGTTTCTGGTCATTCACAAGACATAAATAAATCAGGATTACTAGGGAATTATTCAATAACATGAAAAAGGCTAGAATACTTGTTTTGACTTCAAACGACATAGGGATCCCATTATTATGATAATGTATGCACTCACTTTCAAAAAAATTGTCAATGATGGTTTCCGCATGTAATAGGTTCCAAAATCAGCTGTTCCTAATCCCGATGATCTAGAACTCTGGCTAAAGGTAATTATACAAATACACAATCAATATACTTATTGCGACCTAAAGTAACTGAAACTTAGACATCCTCTTAATGAGAATTGGGCGACCATATTCAGGTGG
This region includes:
- the LOC123453155 gene encoding probable acylpyruvase FAHD2, mitochondrial, translating into MAAAAQRLLAASTKIVGVGRNYVAHAKELGNPVPKEPVLFLKPTSSFLHAGVATAAIEVPEPLESLHHEVELAVVISRRARDVPEASAMDFVGGYALALDMTARDLQSVAKSAGLPWTLAKAQDTFTPISAVVPKSAVPNPDDLELWLKVDDELRQKGPTSDMIFKVPFLISYISSIMTLMEGDVILTGTPEGVGPVRIGQKIKAGITGLIEAEFDVQRRSRTFSP